The proteins below are encoded in one region of Misgurnus anguillicaudatus chromosome 24, ASM2758022v2, whole genome shotgun sequence:
- the rps6kb1b gene encoding ribosomal protein S6 kinase beta-1 isoform X2 encodes MAGVFDIDLDQPEENVSDDELEEAQINEIMDQCSGFEFNMDGCEKIEISEDNVNQGAENIRPECFELLRVLGKGGYGKVFQVRKVSGAASGKIFAMKVLKKAMIVRNAKDTAHTKAERNILEEVKHPFIVDLIYAFQTGGKLYLILEYLSGGELFMQLEREGIFMEDTAWTNLHTITFNMR; translated from the exons ATGGCTGGCGTTTTTGACATCGACCTCGATCAGCCGGAGGAAAATGTCTCCGATGATGAGCTGGAGGAG GCTCAGATCAATGAAATCATGGATCAGTGTAGTGGCTTTGAATT TAACATGGATGGTTGTGAAAAGATCGAGATATCTGAGGACAATGTAAACCAAGGGGCTGAGAACATTCGGCCGGAGTGCTTTGAGCTGCTCCGTGTATTGGGAAAAGGAGGTTACGGGAAG GTTTTCCAGGTACGGAAAGTATCCGGTGCAGCATCTGGAaaaatttttgcaatgaaaGTCTTGAAAAAG GCCATGATTGTCCGTAATGCCAAGGACACAGCGCATACTAAAGCCGAGCGAAACATCTTAGAGGAAGTCAAGCATCCTTTCATCGTTGATCTAATCTATGCCTTTCAGACGGGTGGCAAGCTTTACCTCATCCTTGAATATCTAAGTG GTGGGGAGCTTTTCATGCAACTTGAGCGAGAGGGGATTTTCATGGAGGACACGGCCTG GACAAATCTTCATACAATAACATTCAACATGAGATGA
- the rps6kb1b gene encoding ribosomal protein S6 kinase beta-1 isoform X1: protein MAGVFDIDLDQPEENVSDDELEEAQINEIMDQCSGFEFNMDGCEKIEISEDNVNQGAENIRPECFELLRVLGKGGYGKVFQVRKVSGAASGKIFAMKVLKKAMIVRNAKDTAHTKAERNILEEVKHPFIVDLIYAFQTGGKLYLILEYLSGGELFMQLEREGIFMEDTACFYLAEISMALGHLHQKGIIYRDLKPENIMLNNQGHVKLTDFGLCKESIHDGTVTHTFCGTIEYMAPEILMRSGHNRAVDWWSLGALMYDMLTGAPPFTGENRKKTIDKILKCKLNLPPYLTQEARDLLKRLLKRSASSRLGAGPGDATEVQTHPFFRHVNWDDLLARKVEPPFKPFLQSADDVSQFDSKFTSQTPVDSPDDSTLSESANQVFLGFTYVAPSVLENIKEKFSFEPKIRSPRRFLGSPRTPISPLKFSGDCWPRGSNLPEGSSLQSPTELAMEVSTMDQMDVTANTEASAPLPIRQPAGSNMGQFKQQAYPVISKRPEHLRMNL, encoded by the exons ATGGCTGGCGTTTTTGACATCGACCTCGATCAGCCGGAGGAAAATGTCTCCGATGATGAGCTGGAGGAG GCTCAGATCAATGAAATCATGGATCAGTGTAGTGGCTTTGAATT TAACATGGATGGTTGTGAAAAGATCGAGATATCTGAGGACAATGTAAACCAAGGGGCTGAGAACATTCGGCCGGAGTGCTTTGAGCTGCTCCGTGTATTGGGAAAAGGAGGTTACGGGAAG GTTTTCCAGGTACGGAAAGTATCCGGTGCAGCATCTGGAaaaatttttgcaatgaaaGTCTTGAAAAAG GCCATGATTGTCCGTAATGCCAAGGACACAGCGCATACTAAAGCCGAGCGAAACATCTTAGAGGAAGTCAAGCATCCTTTCATCGTTGATCTAATCTATGCCTTTCAGACGGGTGGCAAGCTTTACCTCATCCTTGAATATCTAAGTG GTGGGGAGCTTTTCATGCAACTTGAGCGAGAGGGGATTTTCATGGAGGACACGGCCTG CTTTTACTTGGCTGAAATCTCTATGGCTCTTGGACACCTGCATCAGAAAGGCATCATCTACAGAGATCTCAAACCTGAGAACATCATGCTCAATAACCAAG GACATGTAAAACTGACTGATTTTGGACTATGTAAGGAGTCGATCCATGATGGCACGGTCACCCATACATTCTGCGGCACTATTGAGTA CATGGCTCCAGAGATCCTCATGAGAAGCGGACACAATCGGGCTGTTGACTGGTGGAGTCTTGGGGCTTTGATGTATGACATGTTGACGGGAGCA CCTCCTTTTACGGGGGAGAACCGTAAGAAGACCATTGACAAAATTCTTAAATGCAAACTGAACCTCCCACCCTACCTCACGCAAGAAGCCAGGGATCTACTTAAAAGG CTACTGAAAAGAAGTGCCTCATCTCGGCTTGGGGCTGGACCTGGAGATGCAACAGAAGTACAG ACTCATCCCTTCTTCCGACACGTTAACTGGGACGACCTTCTTGCGCGAAAAGTAGAACCACCATTTAAGCCTTTCTTG CAATCTGCTGATGATGTGAGCCAGTTTGATTCAAAGTTCACCAGCCAGACTCCCGTCGACAGTCCCGATGACTCCACACTAAGTGAAAGTGCAAATCAGGTCTTTTTG GGCTTTACCTATGTGGCTCCATCTGTGTTGGAAAATATTAAGGAGAAATTCTCATTTGAGCCAAAAATACGTTCACCTCGCCGGTTTTTAGGAAGCCCCAGAACACCAATCAG CCCACTCAAGTTCTCAGGAGACTGCTGGCCACGAGGTTCCAATCTGCCAGAAGGCTCCTCCCTCCAATCCCCAACAGAGCTCGCTATGGAAGTGTCCACCATGGATCAGATGGATGTCACGGCCAACACAGAGGCCAGCGCCCCTTTACCCATCAGGCAACCTGCTGGCTCCAACATGGGCCAGTTTAAACAGCAGGCCTACCCGGTTATCTCCAAACGGCCAGAGCATCTACGAATGAACCTATGA